The genome window GAGGGGGGGATCACTGCCCCCAAAGGCTTTAAAGCGTCAGGGATTACCGCAGGTCTAAAACCTTCTAAAGCCCCTGATTTAGCCCTAATATGGTCGGAAACCGATGCGATCGCCTCAGGGGTGTTTACCACTTCTCAGGTAAGGGCTGCCTGTGTGGATTATTGTCGTCAAAACTTGCAAAAAAAAGCCAGTGCGAGGGCAATTTTATGTAATGCAGGACAAGCAAACGCCGCCACAGGAGAACAAGGGTGGCAAGATGCGATCGCCTCCGCCCAAGCCCTCGGGGAAAAATTAAATATTTCTTCTGACTCTATTCTTCTCGCCTCTACAGGGGTAATCGGACAAAGAATTAAAATGGATGTGATGATGGGGGCAATCCCTCAATTAGTAGATCAACTCTCCGAAGATGGGGGAGCATCAGCAGCCCAAGCCATTATCACCACGGATTTAGTGACCAAGTCCATCGCCCTCGAAACCACCATAGATGGTCGTCCTGTGCGCATAGGGGGCATTGCCAAGGGTTCGGGCATGATTCACCCTAACATGGCAACCATGCTCAGTTTTGTTACCTGTGATGCGGCGGTATCGACTCAGTTATGGCAACAAATGCTCAAACGAGCAGCTGATAAAAGTTTTAATCAGATTACCGTGGATGGTGACACCAGTACCAATGATAGTTTAATCGCCCTTGCCAATGGGCAGTCTCGCACCCCTGCCATTACCACCATGGACAAAAATGGGCAGAAACTCGAGGCAATGTTAACCGCTGTTTGTCAGCATCTCGCCAAAGCCATCGCCCGTGACGGGGAAGGAGCTACCTGTTTGATCGAAGTTCAGGTACAAGGGGCGATCGATGATTCCTCCGCCAATAAGATTGCTAAAACCATTGTGGGCTCATCCCTCGTCAAGTCCGCCATTTTCGGCCGAGATCCCAACTGGGGCAGAATTGCCGCCGCCGCAGGTAGGGCAGGGGTACAGTTTAACCAAGAAGATTTGATCATTAAATTGGGAGATTTCCTACTCATGGAAGGAGGGCAACCCCAAACCTTTGATCGTCAGGCAGCCAGTAACTACCTCAAACAAGCCTCCCAAGGGGAATATTTGAAAGGAGATACGGTTTTAATCTCTGTATCCGTGGGCGGTGGCTCGGGCAGTGGCATCGCTTGGGGATGTGATCTCAGTTATGACTATGTCAAAATTAATGCTGAATATACTACTTAATGGTTTTGGTTTGATTAGACGAAAATTAATACATGAAAGGGGTTCCAAGCCCCTTTCTTAATGACAGCAATAATAAATGAGTCGTAATGTCCTAAGATTAATCATTAGTAGTGGTATTAAAATAGATTTTTCAATGGATAGTTCAATGGTGACTCAAATAGAGAAGATTAAGAAAACAATACCTTCAGATATTCGTCTCATTGCGGTGAGTAAAACTATGCCAGTGGAGAGTATTCGCACAGCTTATAGTGTGGGAATTCGTGACTTTGCAGAGAATCGGTTACAGGAGGCTTTGGACAAAAAAGAGCAGTTGCAAGATTTATCAGATATTTGTTGGCATTTTATCGGGCATTTACAGAGTAATAAAGCAAAAAGGGCGGTAGAAAATTTTCCTTGGATTCATTCCATTGATAGCTTAAAAATTGCCAAAAGAGTCAATCGTTTAGCCGAAGAGGCACTATCGGCAGGGGTGATTACACAGTTACCGCAGGTATGTTTACAAGTAAAAATATTACCAGATGAATCGAAGTATGGTTGGGATGTCGATGCTTTGTGGCAAGATGTGCCGGAGATTAAAGAGCTTAATTCATTAAACTTACGGGGTTTAATGGCTATTTTACCCTTGGGCTTATCGAAACATGAAACTCTGGGGGCTTTTAAGAATGTTAAGGTTTTGGGTGATAAATTGAGGACTAATTTTGGTTCTGATTTTAATCAATTGTCCATGGGAATGTCAGGGGATTATCCTTTAGCTATTGAGGCGGGGGCTACAATGATTCGTTTGGGTACGATTATTTTTGGAAGAAGGAGAAATAATTAGTAATTGGCTATGAATCTTTGATATTTAGGTTCATCATAGAAACATCTTTTCCACATATTAAATAAAAAAGTCTCTTATACCAAATCCTAAACTAAAAGTAAACTAATAACTACTATAAACCCCAGTGATTTCGAGTAAATAGACATACTATCTAAACAGGATTTGGTATTATGTATAAATGGAAAGTAAGTAGGCATAATTAAATCGATTTAGGCAAGGGGTTTAAACCCCTTGTTCATAAGAGTCTTAATAAAATAAGAGCTATAATTAATTTCGCCCAACCTACTTATAGCGTTTTTTATAAGTATGAGGTACATTTATTATTCTCAAGTCCCCCTTATTAAGGGGGATTTAGGGGAATCGTTTTGTACCCCGTAATCATGATAATTGCTATATATCAAAACTTGTTTAATATTATTTCTTTTTTATTTTTTAAGAAGACTTTATATGACAATCTTTTATGTTTATTAAAGTGAGTAATTATGTTTTTTATAATGAGTATTAATTACTACTATTAAATCAAATCAGCCTGATGACAAATAACCGCACATACAGCTGAAAATATAGTAATAGCGGTGGCTACTAATGGATTTTGACCATGACTTACAGCATAAGAGGTAATGATTCCTGCACCCACGGCAGCGGTTAGTCCAGCACTTAATAGATCTTTTTCTTGAGGTCTTTGCATAGCTTTTAAAAAAAGTTTTTAATCATTAAGTATCTAAGATAACATTGTCTCTTAATTAATACTTTTTTTTGTCAAGAAGGTTTATATTTTGCTATATTTCTTTACAATTGACAATTACTCTATTAATTGTTAACAATTATTAATTATTTTGTTTTTATTTTTGTCAATATGTTGTTGCCTCCTCCTTTGAAAGTAAATGATCGATTAATGGCGATCGCCCCTTGTGGTACATTAAGAGAAAAAGAAAAGGAAAAATTTTTAGCAGGGTTAAAAGTCTGGGAAGATAGGGGCTACCATATCGATTTAGAGGAAAACTATCTGGCCCAAGATGGTTATTTAGCAGGGAGTGATGAGATACGCAGACAAGCGCTCCAGAAAGCATGGACAAATCCAGAATACAAGGGCATAATTTGCGTCAGGGGAGGTTATGGAGGAGCAAGACTTTTAGAAAATTGGCAGTGGATGCCCATAGATAGCCCCAAATGGTTGATCGGTTTTTCCGATGTCACCACCCTATTATGGAGTCTTTATCAAGAAAATATTACAACGCTTCATGGTCCAGTTATTACCACCATTAGCCAAGAATCTCCCTCCTCACTACAAAGACTATTTGACTACTTAGAAGGGAAAGCCGTGGCACCTTTAAGGGGAAAAGGATGGGGCGGTGGAAAACAAAAAGGAAGGTTGTTGGGGGGTAATTTAACCGTAGCCACTAATATTTTAGGTACTCCTCTATGTCCTAGTTTTGATGGGGTTATCCTTGCCCTAGAAGATGTGGGCGAAGCCCCCTATCGCCTCGATAGAATGCTGACTCAGTGGCGGTTGATGGGAGTATTAGAAAAAGTAAAAGGTATCGCCCTTGGGCGTTTTAGTGGTTGTGATGTGCCTGAAAATATCCCTAGTTGGACGGTAAAAGAGGTTTTAAAAGAAAGATTAGGGGGGTTAAATATTCCCATTGTTAGTGATTTACCTTTTGGTCATGATGGAGAAAATGCTTGTTTACCCTTGGGGCAAATGGCTTACATTGATGGGGATAAAGGACTTTTGGAAGTAGGATAACAGCATAGATAGTTATTTATTTTAAATCCGAGGTAATCTATGTTTAAAACCACATAATATTTCCCATGAAATTGTCCCGATAGTATTTGCCCAGTCATCGGCACTTACTGCTATATCTTCATCTCTGCCGATTAAAGTTACTATATCTCCTACCTTACACTCAGGAAAATCCGTAATATCTAACATAATTTGATCCATGGTAATATTGCCTATTTGTTGTACATATTTACCGTTAATTATTACTTTCATTTTATTAGATAAAAGTCGAGGAACTCCATCGGCGTACCCGATTCCGATGACGGCAATGGTGGAGGGGCGATCGCACTTAAAACTATGCCCATAACTAACTCCCGTACCCATGGGAACTTTTTTGATGTGGGTAATACGGGTTTTTACTTCCATCACAGGCTTGAGAGAAACTTTATCTCGAAGATGGGGTGCAGGATATAACCCATACAACGCCAAACCAACCCTAACCATATCATAGTGCAACTCTTGACCCACCATTGTTCCCGCCGAATTAGCTAGATGCACCATGGGAATGTTGATATTATTCGCTTTTAGGTCGTTAATAGCCTCTTTAAAACGCTCATGTTGTAAGTTCATTACCGTGGGGTCAAGGTCATCAGCGGTAGCCAAGTGAGAATAAAGACTCTTAATGTGTACATGGGGAGATTTTTTTATTTCCTTGACAAAAGTAACGGTTTCATGCCACAGCGTACCTAGTCTGGACATCCCTGTATCAATTTTTAAATGTACAGGTAAACTTACCCCCAAATCAGAGAGAGTTTTCGCAAAAATAGCTCCCTGTTCAGGGTTACAAATAGTAGGCTCTAACTTCCATTGGATAATCTCCTTTATTTCATCGGGAGTATTGATAGCACCTAAAATCATCATGGGATGGTTAATTCCCCCTTGCCTGAGTTCTATGCCCTCGGATAAAGTTGCGATCGCCAAGTAGTCTGCCCCAGACTCCAAAACTGTTTTGGCCACAGTAATGGCTCCATGACCATAGGCATCAGCTTTAATGACAGTCATTAATTTAGTTTCAGGGGCAAGGATACCTTTAAGGGTGCGTACATTATGAGCTAGGGCTTGATGGTCAATTTTTACCCAAGCTCTTCGGGTTTGAAAGTTGAAATCTTGATTACTCACTATTTAGATGGACGATAAAAAAACAATGAAT of Cyanobacterium sp. HL-69 contains these proteins:
- the yggS gene encoding PLP-dependent protein modulating 2-ketobutyrate and CoA availability YggS — translated: MSRNVLRLIISSGIKIDFSMDSSMVTQIEKIKKTIPSDIRLIAVSKTMPVESIRTAYSVGIRDFAENRLQEALDKKEQLQDLSDICWHFIGHLQSNKAKRAVENFPWIHSIDSLKIAKRVNRLAEEALSAGVITQLPQVCLQVKILPDESKYGWDVDALWQDVPEIKELNSLNLRGLMAILPLGLSKHETLGAFKNVKVLGDKLRTNFGSDFNQLSMGMSGDYPLAIEAGATMIRLGTIIFGRRRNN
- a CDS encoding putative membrane protein, whose translation is MQRPQEKDLLSAGLTAAVGAGIITSYAVSHGQNPLVATAITIFSAVCAVICHQADLI
- the ldcA gene encoding muramoyltetrapeptide carboxypeptidase IdcA, whose amino-acid sequence is MLTIINYFVFIFVNMLLPPPLKVNDRLMAIAPCGTLREKEKEKFLAGLKVWEDRGYHIDLEENYLAQDGYLAGSDEIRRQALQKAWTNPEYKGIICVRGGYGGARLLENWQWMPIDSPKWLIGFSDVTTLLWSLYQENITTLHGPVITTISQESPSSLQRLFDYLEGKAVAPLRGKGWGGGKQKGRLLGGNLTVATNILGTPLCPSFDGVILALEDVGEAPYRLDRMLTQWRLMGVLEKVKGIALGRFSGCDVPENIPSWTVKEVLKERLGGLNIPIVSDLPFGHDGENACLPLGQMAYIDGDKGLLEVG
- the alr gene encoding alanine racemase Alr gives rise to the protein MSNQDFNFQTRRAWVKIDHQALAHNVRTLKGILAPETKLMTVIKADAYGHGAITVAKTVLESGADYLAIATLSEGIELRQGGINHPMMILGAINTPDEIKEIIQWKLEPTICNPEQGAIFAKTLSDLGVSLPVHLKIDTGMSRLGTLWHETVTFVKEIKKSPHVHIKSLYSHLATADDLDPTVMNLQHERFKEAINDLKANNINIPMVHLANSAGTMVGQELHYDMVRVGLALYGLYPAPHLRDKVSLKPVMEVKTRITHIKKVPMGTGVSYGHSFKCDRPSTIAVIGIGYADGVPRLLSNKMKVIINGKYVQQIGNITMDQIMLDITDFPECKVGDIVTLIGRDEDIAVSADDWANTIGTISWEILCGFKHRLPRI